The following nucleotide sequence is from Psychroflexus torquis ATCC 700755.
GTCCAACCAATTTCGTTACCATTTGGTTCGTCATCAACTATATCTAAACCACCTGCTGCGAACAAAAACATACCTCTCTCTTGAGTTAATTTTGAAGAATTAGGAATAGGTATTGTATATTTTTTCCAGTCTGTTGTTAGCTGTATAGCAGTTCGACTTGCAGGATATTTATCTTCTAGAAAATCCGTTCCAAATCCAACTTGACTTAGGATCCCTGTTGCAGACCCTTTAGCCCAAAAAGTTAAGGCATCATAGCCTGTTAAATTTCTACCCTCACCTCGATCTCTAAAGATACCCCCAACAAAATTTCCGTTGGGATCATCTGGTGAAGGAACATCAATTCTAATTGAAGAGGATCCTAAATAAGCTTCATTATTGTCTGTACCAAAGGCCTCTGTATTTGCGCCTTCTACCGGATCAAAGGATATAAAAAACTCATCTGTAAGTCCTACTGGATTATCTGTAAACACGTCTGCTGTTGTAGGGAAAGTTGCAAGTATAGCATCATCAGATACTTCTCTTTCACAACTTGTTGTTACTACCATAGATAGTAAAACAAGTCCTATTAATTGTAGATATTTTAATTTGTTATGTATCATTTTAAATATTATTTACCAATGTTAAATCTTATATAAGACATGATTTCCCACTCAGATCCATTAGGAAATCCAACAGCGCTGAGAATAGGTTCAGCGTTAAAAGAACCAATGGGTGTGTTATTTGGAGAAAATCGAGGAGAAAATTCATTTAAAGATCTCCAGATGCCTCTAATTCCGATTTGTGTACTTGGTAATATATACCATTGTGGCATCCCTAAAGTTGTAGATAAGTCAAGCTGCAATTGAAGAGGAAATGTCAAGTTAAAATCTCTGTGGTAATCAAAGGGACCCCAGTCGTTTACTTTTACATCTCCATTAATGATAAATTTTTTATAGAACACATTTAAATTTGCACCAAATCTGTCGGTGACAAGTCTTTGAGAATCCCCTTGCCCCTGTCCATTTCCATAATAGAAAGCACCTACAATCCCCAATTCTGGGCTTAATTTAGAAACAATTCTTGCGTGAGCCTCATAAAGGTCTTCAGCTGGAACAGAAGTCCCAAAGGCTAAAAACTCTCGAGTGTCAAGAAAACCTATATGTGCATCCATTGTTGTAGGCAGATGTCTAAAGACGAATCCGGCACTAATAGCAAATTCTGCATCTTCAGATACATTATTATCCCAATCATACATATAAGTTCCAGGAGTAGGGTCGTAGGTAAATAGAATTTCACCAGCTGTTGTTTCTCTGTTCCATCTTACCGCAAAAGGATCATCTATAAAATTCCTTAATCGTCCAGGGGCTTCTCCGTTGTTAGGCATTGGGTCTACTAGTGGTTTTTGCCATAAAAAATTAGGGGCTATTTGCCATTTCCCAATATTATAGGTCATGCCCGATAAAAAATTGCTTTGGTTTCCGCTCCCAGTATCTTTGAGTTTCCAGCCTGTAAACGTTATGGTTGGGTCTGCACTTCCATTGGCAACAAGACCCATGATCGAACCTTGTGCATACCACTTAAATTTACCAGCCTCGTAGGTTAATTTAGCTTTTCCACCCCAATTATCATTTGAGTTAATTTTATCTACGACAATCTCTCCTGCATCATTAATATCTTGGTAAGTACTCCCATTTAATGGCCTTCCAGCCCAAATACTACCAAAGGTTAATCCAAACTTTCCAAAATCCCGTTCAAAAGCAAGAGTTGCTCTTTCCATTGGCCAGGGCGGAATCACCCCACTCCTAACCTGATTTTGATCTAAAACACGTCGTCCATTTTCATCGAATTCTAAGTCTGTTTCTACATCCCTATTATAAATCCCTGTAATATCCCACTTAGCAATAGTTTTGGAATATTTAAATAGCATGGTTGGATTAGCTCCCCACCACAATTGTGGACCTAGAGCTGCTTTTAAGCCTTCTAACTTTCCTTTAGCATCCACTTCAATACCTGAAATGATACCGCCGTAGATATCTAAATTGGGGCCATAGTTAGCTTCGGGATATAATCCAAAGATATCACCTTCATAACCCCAATGGTAATGTCCTGTTCTGTAAAAGCCTCTCAAATCAAAATTGTCATTTTTCCATTCAAACTCTGCTTGATAAACCTGTAAATTATTATTGTCTTGAAGGATAACTTCGCCATCGGGTGTAGTCACAGTTATGGGTCTAGCTCTGTTTTCGTAGAAAATCTCGTTGATAGGATTTTCAGCAACATCCCCTACAATGTTAAAGTCTACATTAAAGTTAATGTTTGGCGCTGGTTGTCCGCCTACACCTATAAAATAAGACTGCATTTGATCGAACCCAAGTTGGTTGGGGTAAGAATTGTCGTTTGGATTAGGATTATCCGGAGTAGTGATTAAACTACCCCCTGTATAAAATGTAGATAAATGCGCTGCTATTCTACTAATGCCTACTTTTTGAGAATCTCCACCACCCAATGCGGCTTTATCGCCTCTAGCTCGTAACACAGCATCTGTTAATGAAATATTGCTAAAATAGTTGTCAACAAATTGAGCATCAACCCCTTCTGCATAAGGATCTAATTTATGTGCTTCCTTTAAGGCATAGTAAGCAGCACGTGGATATAACTCGTATAAACCTCTTGAATTTGTTGCTCCTTTTGCACAAATCCCAAACCATTCCTCATTCATGTTATTTTTACCTTCTTCATAGTCTCTATCATAACCACCGTTAGACCAAGAGGCGTTACTATCGTGAACATCAAGATTTTTAGTCTGTCCGTATTTCCACCAGCCGTCGCTAAATTGAAAGGTAAACCCCCCAATTGAGTTCCCCGCTTTTCCTAGTCCAGCAGCATTTTCATAAATATCTTTCCAGTTATTGACCATGTAGTAAGCCTGAGATTTTTGGTCTTCCTGATTCTCTAAAGCATTGAAAGCATCTGCGCCGAACTCTGTAAATAGAACAGGTTTGCCATAAACTTCTTTAATCGTCTCAAAAGAATCACCAAAAGACTCACCGCGATACATGTTGGTTCCATAAATATCTACATCGGGACATTCTTCGGCTATAATATCTATAAATAAAACATCACCATTACAAATAGCAACCGGTAAGGAATCATTTATTTCTTTCATTTTAACAGCGGCTTCGTTCATTAAGCGATACATTGGTCGGCCTCTGTTTTCTCCAACTGCTCTTTTTTCATCTTCCTCATCTGGGAAATCTTCTGTTTCAGCACCTGCCCAAAATAAGCCGTAGTTGTTTTCATTTCCTAAAAGAAAAAGCAAAAGACCAGGAGTTCCTTTGTAATCATTAGCTAGTTCAGTTACTTCCGAAAGAAGTAATTTCTGAGTTGCTGGATCATCATATTTAGTCACAGGAGTCCAACTCCCATCAATAGTTAAACCATATCTACCAAAAGAATGGTTTAACATGGTGTAAATACCATAATTTTCATAGATGTATTCTACCCATTTTGGTTGAATACCTGTATACAGTCTAATGGTATTGACTCCCATATTTTTGAGCAAGCCCATTTCAGCATCTAAGGCAGCTTTTATGACATCGTCTGATTGATTCCATAAACTGTAATTGAAGTTTGTTCCTCTAGGAAAGTAGTCCCAGTTCATACCGTTAATCATAAAGTCATTACCATCAACTTGTAGCTTCATCCCTTGGTCATCTGTGGACACTGAAACTTTTTGAGACTGAGAAAACCCCATTACAGTTGAGAGCAAGACTACACTTATAAATAGAATTTTTTTCATGTGTTAGATATTTGTTAATCCATGTACATCAAACTTAAAGGTTTGAGTTGATAATTATTTAAAAAAATACACTACAAAAAACATACGTCTTAAAAAATAAGTAGTTTTATTGAATTATTCTTAAAATTAGTTAATAAAGTCTTACTATATCTAATAAGCTAAAGACGTTAAATATAAATATTTGTTAATAAAAATAAAAATGTATGGGTAATGTATAGTTGTTTAATGCTCTTGTAAAGGTGTGACGGATCTTATATATGGGTGGTTAAGCAATTATTTCGTCTAAATCGTATCTTTTCTCGCAATCGATATCGCTTATATTGAGACTTTTAATACAGATGTTTAAGTGGTGAGTACGTTTTAGAAATTAAAATAAAGAGAGCGTGTATGACTCTCAATTTTTAGAAGAAGTCGGAAGCATTTAGTAAGCTGGATGTTTTTGGTTCACGTTAGTATTAAATAATCCTTGAAAATTATTTCTCTAAGAAGATAGATGTAGAGCAGTGAGAATTATTCCAATAGGGTTAAGGCCTTTTCATTGACTATTCCCGAAAAAATTATTTTCAGTATCGATGAAAAGGACTTTATTAAGGAAAAATTCATTTCCAGCTAATTTCATCATCAACCCATTGGGGAAGTAATCGGATTGGCTTAAACTCATAGAGGAGTATACATAAGGTTGCACTTCGATTTGTGCTACTACTTTTATATTGGAATTTAGTTGTCTTCTATAAAACTCATAGGATTTACCACAACTCGTGATGTAATACCAATTTAGTTTTTAAATGTTGTATTAAAAATTTGAATTATACTACGACGAAGCTCAGCACAGGTTTTTTACTTAGTTGAGGAAAAAAATATAAGTATAGTTAAGGTTCTATTTTATGACGATTAATAAGTGAAAAAGAAACTTATTCTATCCGACATTGGAATACTAAATTGGTATAAAATAGAGTATCAATGGGTCTTGCATTATCTATGTTAAGTAGTTTTTGGTGATCTATGATAACTGGAAACATACTCGATCCTGTATCATAGTTTAGCTGTACTGTGTTGATGAAATCACAAAAAAAAATAACCCCCTGTTTTTAGAAAACAGAGGGTTGAAAAATTAATATAAATTTTATATTAGAAACTAATATTCAATTGAGAAAAGATTCGAGTCCCGTCAATACCAAACTGTGTGGTTTGCCACGGGTACTTAAATCTTCCTACGAAATCTAAATTTCTATCTTGAGGTGTTCCACCAGTTGACGCATAAGCTTCCGCAAAAGTATCAGGGAAAACATCAAATAAATTATTCACGCCCAGAGTAAAGTTAATATTATCTGTAAACGCATAGTTAACGCTCAAATCCGTTAAGGTTTTACCTCCATAGGTAGCATCGTTTATAGGATCATTTGGGTGTCTGTAAGTTACAGAACCATAATACATCAAAGATAAATTTGCGGTAATCTTATCGATTTCATAACTGGCCGTAGCGACAACTTTTTCTTGAGGTCTCCAGCTTTCAACTCTGGATATATCTTCTCTTGAAAATATAGCATCTCCTAAATTATTGTCTTCAATAAATGCAGGAAAATTAGTTCCTTGCACTTCTGTTTCATTGAAGTTAGCAGCGATACTACCACTTAAGAAACCTCTCCCCAATTCTATATTACTGTAGCTATATACAATATCAATCCCTTTGGTCCTTGTATCTATAGCATTCAAGAAAAAACCAGCAGAACCCACTCCAACATTCTCTAGAGTCCGGTCTATGGGGCTATTTGGATCTCCTGTGGCTGTAACTTGCCCAGAGAGTGCAATTCTATCATCCACATCAATTTGGTAAGCATCTATGGTGATCCCAGAATTTCTATTGAATCTATACGTAAAACCTCCACTTAAGTTAAAAGACGTTTCAGCGTCTAGCTCAGGAATTCCAAGTGCTCTTAAAGCTGGGTTGGCATTGTTCAAAATTCCATTTTGCTGAACCCCATCGGTTGTTAAAGTCGTTGTTGTAGCAGTATAGTAGACTTGGTGTAGAGATGGCGCTCTAAAACCACTACTTACAGAACCTCTTATAACCAATTTATCATCAGCAAGTTTATATCTGGAGCTCAACTTCCAACTTACATTAGAGCCAAAATCGCTATAATCTTCATAACGTAAAGCACCACTCACTAAAAATGATTCTGTAAAATCTGCTGTGATGTCTGTGTAAAAACCAATATTAGATCTGTAATCGTTTGATGCATTTTCTGGGCTAAAACCTCCAAAAGATTCTGAACCTGTTCTACCTCCTTGTGCATCGGGAGACCCTCCGTCGCCGTAAGAAGCAAATTCACCCTCTTCGGTTACAAAGTTTTCTGTTCTGTGTTCCAAACCAAAAGCTACTGATAAAGCTTCAAGTCCTGCATCGTAAAAGGTTCTGTTAATGTCCAAGTTATTTACAACATGGCTAAATTCATGGGCCCCATTATAAAAATCAGAAGGACTACTTCCAGCAAAAGACTGGTTAAACGAATCTTCGATATAATAATCAATTCTATTTTTACCTAAGATAGAACTTACGTCAAAATTCCACTCATTAAAGGTTGTTTTCAAACCAAGAGCAAAGGTGTGATCTCGAATTTGAGGGGCCATTTTAGCTAAAAAGAATTCTTGATCTGGATAGATGGCCTCAAATCCAGGTACCCAATAGGGTACTCTTGCAAATTGGGGCGCAGAACCTTCTCTGTCCGTTAGTGTACCAAAAGAATAAATTTCTGTATTGGTCTCTTTATCTAAAGTAAAACCAAGGTTATAAGCAAAATTAGTAATAGTCATATTGGGTAAGCCCACTTGGAACCCAGCGCTTGGATTTCTTTCTAAGAAAGACGTCAAATCGCTTGTGTTAAAAGCTGAATCATCAGTCACACCCCAATAACCAGCTTCATCTTCAACACTTGTGATTGTTCCTGCTCGTTGTGTAGCCTTAGAGTCCATATGACTCAATGTGAAATTGGCGTACCCTTCAGGCCCAAGGTCTATACCGAACCCAGATTCCACTTGGTACTGTTCACCGTCGCCTCGAGTCGTAGAACTATACCCTGTATTTATAAAAGGGTCTACATCTTCCTTCATCACTAGATTAATGACACCAGCAATAGCGTCAGATCCATACTGTGCAGCTGCACCATCTCTCAAAACTTCTACACTTTCTAAAGCTGCAGAGGGAATAGCTTTCATATCTACTCCAACTTCACCTCGACCTGGAGTGACATAACTGTAAACAAGTGCACTGGCATTTTTTCGTTTTCCATTAACCAATACTAAAGTTCTACTAGGAAAAAGACCTCTCAAACCTGCAGGGCTAAAGTGAGCAGCCGCATCAGATACTGGCTGTTCTGTTGCATTGTAGGAAGGGACGCGTAGCATCAATTGTTGATCTACTGTCGTTTTACCTGTTTTTTGTAGCTCTTTTATTTTAAAATTATCTACAGCTACAGGAGAGTCAAAAGAGGTTCTTGGCTTACCTCGAGTACCTATAACAACCACGGCATCAAGTTGTCCAGCATCTGGCTTCAATTGAACTGTCACTTTGGATTTTCCCTCTACATTTACCTCCTCCTCTTTAAAGCCTACATAAGAGATGACAAGGAATTTTGAACCTTCAGGAACCTGTACTGTAAAGTTTCCGTCAAAGTCTGTTTGTGCACCTACGCTGGTTCCTTTTACTATGACATTAGCTCCAGGTAGTGGGTTTCCTTCTGGTCCTACAACCATTCCAGTTACTTCTCGGTCTTGGATAGCATCAGTAACAATTTTAGCATTTGTAATGCCAGCTGTGAGTACTACTTGATTTCCATTGAAAGTATAATCGAAGTTAACTTGCTTGCTAATTTGATCTAAAATATTTTCAAAAGCTTCGTTTTCGGTATTAATACTTACCTTTTTATTCTCATCAATTTCATTAATATCATAAAAGAAATTGAATTTTGATTTTGATTTAATGTCCTTTAAAACATCAAGAAGCGTTGCATCTTCGTAAGCAATAGATATGTTCTGTTGCAGTTTTGGGTTTGCAAAACTTGGGTTAACAACAAAGAACGATAAGAATACTATGAGCATCGCTTTTAGTGTTGTCATACGTAAAATTGAACATCTCCGATGTTCAAATCTTTTTGTGTAAATTTTCATCATAAAGTGTTTTAAATTAATACTTGTGTTGAACTACTGTTTGTTGATCTGCTTAATCCTTTGGGTTTTTATTAAAAATTCGAATGTGTTTTCCATCTATAGAAAAGCTAAATTTTGAACTAAGAGCAATGGTTTTTAAGGTTTCGGCAAGAGATTCATCTTTAAACTCCCCTCTATAGGTTTTCTCCCATAAATAATCCAATTCGTTGGTAATTGTAATATTGTATTTACGTTCTAGCTTTCTCTTAAGTTCAAGAAAAGAAAGACCGTCGACAACCAAAATGTTATCGATCCAACTGTTAAAAGCATCTGCGTCTACTGTCTTTTTTTCAAACTTCTGATTTGTTTTTTCGAACACTGCTTGTTGATTCGGTACTAATTCAACAGGAGTATTTATTTGAAGGCTATTGTAAACTTGAACTTTGCCTTCCATAAGGGTTGTCTCTGATTTAGAATCATTGGCATAGGAAGAAATATTAAAATGAGTCCCCAAGACTTTCACACTTACGCTGGGCGTGTGGACTATAAACGGTTTTTGTTTGTTTTTGGAAATCTCAAAATAGGCCTCACCGACCACATTTACTTCTCTGGTTTTGGACTTAGAACTAAAGTGTTGTGGAAAGCTTAAGCTACTTCCAGAATTTAGCCAGACCAAGCTACCATCAGATAGTCTAAGCCTCAATTTTTCCCCATATGGTATGTCAATTTGGGTTGTTGAGGTATCTTTTGCAATAGAAGAGTAAGCTTCAAAAGACAATATATTATCTAATTGGCTTGCAACAAGTCTACCTGATTTGTCCTTAAGGCTTATAGTAGATTTTTTGTTGATACGGTGTTGACTTCCATCTGATAAAGTAACTTGGATTTCCTTAAGACTTTCATTAGCCTCTCTTCTATCCGCTATATTGTCTTGTTCTGTAAATAATAATTCTGAATTTTGATAGAGAAGACCTAAACCTATTAAGGCTGTAAAACTTGCAGCCCAATAAAATATTTTTAGTCTTTGTTTGCGCAAGCGTTTTTTCTCTTGAATTTTTTGGTAAAAACGATCAAAGGCTTTATCCGAATCGAAATTTAAGGGGATGACGTATGAATGTGAACGGATACGTTCCTTAAAATAATTAAGATTCTTTAAGTCTTTTTTGACCCATTTATTCATTTGAACACTCTCTCTTTTAGAAAGACTGCCCTTTAAATAATTGTCAATAAGTTGGTCTGAATTCATTTATAATTTATGTGGATCACTTACTTATAAGATGCGGTTTTATTTAAAAACCCCTATTTAACTTAAGATAAATTAAATATATTTCTTAAATTGCTAAAAGTGATAGATCTTATTTTCATACAAAAACTTAAACAAGGCGATGAAATCGCCTACCAAATACTGTATGATAAGTACTATCAATGGCTATGTAATTATGTCTTTAAGCTTTGTGAAAACAAAAAACTATCTGAAGACATTGTTCAAGATGTGTTAATGAAATTTTACGAGAATCGTCTTAAAATTACAATTACAGGTTCACTTAAAAATTACTTATTTACGTCTTGTCACAATCAATTTTTACAGCATTTAAGAAAAAAGAAAATAAAGTTTGATGATTTAGATACTATTAAATGGGAGGTGATTGCAAGTACAATGAATACTCAGGAAAATCATAAGCAAACCAAACTCAAAAAATTACACCAGTATATAGATGAGTTGCCACCCAGATGTAAAGAGATTTTTGTCAAAAACAAACTAGAAAAAACCATCTATAAAGATATTGCTGAAGACATGGATATTTCTGTGAAGACAGTGGAAAACCAGATGTCGAAAGCTCTCAAACACCTCAGAAAGCGAGCTAATCAGTTTATGTTATAAATTTTAAAAATCTTTAATTTCCTCTATGCTATGATCGAAACCCTAGCGATATAAAGTAATTTCGATTGATTTTTGACTTTTGCCTTGGACTAATCGACTTTAACCACTTTTAATGCAGTTATGTAAACCATATGAGTAGAGAAGCAAATGTCACCACCGATAAATGGAGAGGGTATAGACCAATTGCAAAGGTTTATGATAGAACAGAGATTGACAGCAATCGAGAATTGAATTTTAAGGCGTTACATACAAGGATACATCAGGTTAAATATTGGATAAGAATGGCATACTCCTGGTTTGTGGTGTCAGTTTAAATAGATATTTTAATGAATTTTGTTTTAGGATAAATAGGTGGCACAATAAAGCAACTATATTCAATAATCTAATTGTCAAAATGGTGGAGGGAGACAAAATATATCAATCAGAATTAATGTGTAACTAATTACTGACCTCTTCATATATAAATCAATTCACTACTTTTATTCTTGTTATCAATTAATAAAGGGTTTAGGTACACGAACCTTATACTTTAGTATATGTCGGGATTTTCTATAATGCTTTTGAAAGTTTATTAATTGTATTTAATAAGTTTTATAATTTGACCTTCTATGTTCAAGTAATACAAGCTTTCTGGAAATTGAGACAAATCAATCTGCTTGTTATTTCCAGTTAGATTTCCTTCCAATATAGGTTGTCCTAGGGGTGAAATGAGTTCATAATTAACGTCTTTAAGAATTTCTAAATAGACTATGTTTCTGGTTGGGTTGGGATAAAATCCAATAGCTAATTCCTGATTATCAATCCCTAATAATCCACATTCGAAACTTTGCTCCACCTTAGAGGCAGCAGGAGGGTTTACTAAAAGATTGTCTGTTAACAATGGACAATAACAATCATTATCTTCCACATAGAGTTTAAGCCAAGAAAGGGCTATTCTACCTACAGAGCCGCCTCCGCCATTAGGTGTATTAGCAACTGAGTGATCGCCATTTGCAATTTCGAAAAGCACTTTGTCAGTCATACTCGGTGTTGCATTGTAATGAAGATCTGCGTGCTGTGAAGGGGGAGCTACGGTATCATCCTCACCACTAAAAATAAGAACTGGACTTTCATGATCAAGTTGAGAGTTAGGAAGCCATGGACATAAGGCCACAACACCTGCAATGCTATTATCAAGAACGGCAGCCCTTTGAGCACCACCACCGCCCATAGACCATCCACTTACGGCCAATTGGTCTAAGTTGAGGGCTCCTTCAAGCGGAGAAGAAGCTCTACTATTTTCTTGTTTGATGGTTTCCAAAGCATCTAGCAGTGCATTAGCCCGTGCCTCTGGGGAATCCCAAAGATTATTTGTCCCTATAATAATGGTCACGATACCGTGAGACGCATAAAATGGTCCCCATTCTTCAACACTTGAAGGAAACGAATAAAATCCTGGGACTATTGCAATACTTGCGAAGGGCCGTTTAGCATTGGTTGGGTAGTAAATGGTCGCTCCAGAATAATCAGGCCCATTTCGAATTCCATCTGCCTCGGTAAGGGTTTCTACATCATATGGCCCTGGGTTTGTAAGATTCACTAAATTTACATCATCACACTGGGCAAGAGCGCTATTGGTAAATAGGGGGGAGATAAAAAGGAGTAAGAGGACGAAGTATATGTTTTTCATGAGTTCTTTAAACTATTAGATGAGGTATAGATTCATTTATATTTTTGAAAGCAGTAAGGTAAGACTATAATTTAGTCGGCTTTAAAAAAAATATGATATGCATTTTGTCACTACGTTGAATATAATCATCTTATTATCAGTTTTTTAAAAATTGTAATATTTTGAGAGTTGTTTTTTATTTTGAGCAAATAGGTACCAGAATTGAATTTAGGAAGCAATACTCTTATTTTAGAGTGACTTGCTGTTACTTGTTTTTCATATAAATTTTGCCCCAAAATAGTATAAAAACTCAAATTATAATCTCCATCAATTAGATTTAATATTTCTAAGGGACTTCCCGTTGTTGATGGATTAGGATAAATCATTACGTTTTCATTAGTGTTTTCAAAATTGTTAATGTTTAAGAGGGGACTCGTTAAAGCTTGAAAAGCATTAATTCTACCATGTCCATAATATTGATCCCATCCAAACGTATCCTCTGAATCTCCTACTTGGTCTTCAGAAGATTCCTCTAATACTAATCTAATTTCGTCTACAGTCAAATCTGTATTTACAGATAATAATAAAGAAATTAGTCCAGCTACGTGGGGTGCTGCCTGTGAAGTCCCTCCCCAATAATAATCATAATTGGTATTTGACAAGTGATCTAACCCATACATGTAATTTCCAGGTGCCACAAAATCTAATTCCGCTCCATAATTACTTCCGCTAGTGTCACTCCAAAAAAATGGAGCACTTCTAGTATCGTCAGAATTTGTTGAGCCAATAGCAAAAGCATTTATATATTTGGCGGGGTACTGTATCACCGAGTTTTGATTTCCAGTTGACACCACGACGGGAACATTCTCATCATATGCATAATTAATTGCTTCTTCCAAAAGTGTTGATGATACATTTCCACCAACAGACATGTTGATTACAGAAGCTTCATTATCCACAGCGTAGTAAATAGCTTCTGCCCACCAACTATAAAAGCCACTGTTGTTTTCGTCTAATATTTTACATATCATAATTTTAGAATTCCAATTAACACCAGCGTATCCTATGTTATTATTTCCAGAGGCTAATGTAATTCCAGCAACGTTGGTACCGTGTCCATGGTCATCTGTAGGATCATTATCATTATTGACAAAATCCCACCCGCCAAATAAGTCATCTGAATAACCATTTGAATCAGAGTCAGAACCATTTTGAGTTTCATTAGTGTTATTCCATATTCGTCCTGAAAATTCAGGATGGTCTAATTTTAAGCCAGAATCTAAAATAGCGACTATTAAATTTGGGTCTCCTTGGGTGATGTCCCAAGCTAAGTCTGTATCCATATCAGCGTCGATA
It contains:
- a CDS encoding (trans)glycosidase; translation: MKKILFISVVLLSTVMGFSQSQKVSVSTDDQGMKLQVDGNDFMINGMNWDYFPRGTNFNYSLWNQSDDVIKAALDAEMGLLKNMGVNTIRLYTGIQPKWVEYIYENYGIYTMLNHSFGRYGLTIDGSWTPVTKYDDPATQKLLLSEVTELANDYKGTPGLLLFLLGNENNYGLFWAGAETEDFPDEEDEKRAVGENRGRPMYRLMNEAAVKMKEINDSLPVAICNGDVLFIDIIAEECPDVDIYGTNMYRGESFGDSFETIKEVYGKPVLFTEFGADAFNALENQEDQKSQAYYMVNNWKDIYENAAGLGKAGNSIGGFTFQFSDGWWKYGQTKNLDVHDSNASWSNGGYDRDYEEGKNNMNEEWFGICAKGATNSRGLYELYPRAAYYALKEAHKLDPYAEGVDAQFVDNYFSNISLTDAVLRARGDKAALGGGDSQKVGISRIAAHLSTFYTGGSLITTPDNPNPNDNSYPNQLGFDQMQSYFIGVGGQPAPNINFNVDFNIVGDVAENPINEIFYENRARPITVTTPDGEVILQDNNNLQVYQAEFEWKNDNFDLRGFYRTGHYHWGYEGDIFGLYPEANYGPNLDIYGGIISGIEVDAKGKLEGLKAALGPQLWWGANPTMLFKYSKTIAKWDITGIYNRDVETDLEFDENGRRVLDQNQVRSGVIPPWPMERATLAFERDFGKFGLTFGSIWAGRPLNGSTYQDINDAGEIVVDKINSNDNWGGKAKLTYEAGKFKWYAQGSIMGLVANGSADPTITFTGWKLKDTGSGNQSNFLSGMTYNIGKWQIAPNFLWQKPLVDPMPNNGEAPGRLRNFIDDPFAVRWNRETTAGEILFTYDPTPGTYMYDWDNNVSEDAEFAISAGFVFRHLPTTMDAHIGFLDTREFLAFGTSVPAEDLYEAHARIVSKLSPELGIVGAFYYGNGQGQGDSQRLVTDRFGANLNVFYKKFIINGDVKVNDWGPFDYHRDFNLTFPLQLQLDLSTTLGMPQWYILPSTQIGIRGIWRSLNEFSPRFSPNNTPIGSFNAEPILSAVGFPNGSEWEIMSYIRFNIGK
- a CDS encoding TonB-dependent receptor, with product MTTLKAMLIVFLSFFVVNPSFANPKLQQNISIAYEDATLLDVLKDIKSKSKFNFFYDINEIDENKKVSINTENEAFENILDQISKQVNFDYTFNGNQVVLTAGITNAKIVTDAIQDREVTGMVVGPEGNPLPGANVIVKGTSVGAQTDFDGNFTVQVPEGSKFLVISYVGFKEEEVNVEGKSKVTVQLKPDAGQLDAVVVIGTRGKPRTSFDSPVAVDNFKIKELQKTGKTTVDQQLMLRVPSYNATEQPVSDAAAHFSPAGLRGLFPSRTLVLVNGKRKNASALVYSYVTPGRGEVGVDMKAIPSAALESVEVLRDGAAAQYGSDAIAGVINLVMKEDVDPFINTGYSSTTRGDGEQYQVESGFGIDLGPEGYANFTLSHMDSKATQRAGTITSVEDEAGYWGVTDDSAFNTSDLTSFLERNPSAGFQVGLPNMTITNFAYNLGFTLDKETNTEIYSFGTLTDREGSAPQFARVPYWVPGFEAIYPDQEFFLAKMAPQIRDHTFALGLKTTFNEWNFDVSSILGKNRIDYYIEDSFNQSFAGSSPSDFYNGAHEFSHVVNNLDINRTFYDAGLEALSVAFGLEHRTENFVTEEGEFASYGDGGSPDAQGGRTGSESFGGFSPENASNDYRSNIGFYTDITADFTESFLVSGALRYEDYSDFGSNVSWKLSSRYKLADDKLVIRGSVSSGFRAPSLHQVYYTATTTTLTTDGVQQNGILNNANPALRALGIPELDAETSFNLSGGFTYRFNRNSGITIDAYQIDVDDRIALSGQVTATGDPNSPIDRTLENVGVGSAGFFLNAIDTRTKGIDIVYSYSNIELGRGFLSGSIAANFNETEVQGTNFPAFIEDNNLGDAIFSREDISRVESWRPQEKVVATASYEIDKITANLSLMYYGSVTYRHPNDPINDATYGGKTLTDLSVNYAFTDNINFTLGVNNLFDVFPDTFAEAYASTGGTPQDRNLDFVGRFKYPWQTTQFGIDGTRIFSQLNISF
- a CDS encoding FecR family protein — protein: MNSDQLIDNYLKGSLSKRESVQMNKWVKKDLKNLNYFKERIRSHSYVIPLNFDSDKAFDRFYQKIQEKKRLRKQRLKIFYWAASFTALIGLGLLYQNSELLFTEQDNIADRREANESLKEIQVTLSDGSQHRINKKSTISLKDKSGRLVASQLDNILSFEAYSSIAKDTSTTQIDIPYGEKLRLRLSDGSLVWLNSGSSLSFPQHFSSKSKTREVNVVGEAYFEISKNKQKPFIVHTPSVSVKVLGTHFNISSYANDSKSETTLMEGKVQVYNSLQINTPVELVPNQQAVFEKTNQKFEKKTVDADAFNSWIDNILVVDGLSFLELKRKLERKYNITITNELDYLWEKTYRGEFKDESLAETLKTIALSSKFSFSIDGKHIRIFNKNPKD
- a CDS encoding RNA polymerase sigma factor produces the protein MIDLIFIQKLKQGDEIAYQILYDKYYQWLCNYVFKLCENKKLSEDIVQDVLMKFYENRLKITITGSLKNYLFTSCHNQFLQHLRKKKIKFDDLDTIKWEVIASTMNTQENHKQTKLKKLHQYIDELPPRCKEIFVKNKLEKTIYKDIAEDMDISVKTVENQMSKALKHLRKRANQFML
- a CDS encoding T9SS type A sorting domain-containing protein, producing the protein MKNIYFVLLLLFISPLFTNSALAQCDDVNLVNLTNPGPYDVETLTEADGIRNGPDYSGATIYYPTNAKRPFASIAIVPGFYSFPSSVEEWGPFYASHGIVTIIIGTNNLWDSPEARANALLDALETIKQENSRASSPLEGALNLDQLAVSGWSMGGGGAQRAAVLDNSIAGVVALCPWLPNSQLDHESPVLIFSGEDDTVAPPSQHADLHYNATPSMTDKVLFEIANGDHSVANTPNGGGGSVGRIALSWLKLYVEDNDCYCPLLTDNLLVNPPAASKVEQSFECGLLGIDNQELAIGFYPNPTRNIVYLEILKDVNYELISPLGQPILEGNLTGNNKQIDLSQFPESLYYLNIEGQIIKLIKYN